A segment of the Desulfofundulus kuznetsovii DSM 6115 genome:
AAAGAAATGGTGGGAAGAAGAAACTGATGATGATTTTGCTTCCAGGTGGTTGGGAGGCAGCGGTTTTGGCGCCGTTACTTTAGCTAGGAATACTGATGCCCAAACGGAACCCCTTGGAGAGGATAATGTCCTGGGATTTTTTACGGGGCCCCTTACAGGGACGGTTGTGCCGTCTTCGGGGCGACATTCGGTTGTCGGCAAGTCACCGCTAACGGGAATCTGGGGAGAAGCCAGTGTGGGGGGTAGCTGGGGCAGAGAGCTGAAACGGGCCGGATACGATGGTTTAGTGTTGCTGGGGAAGGCCGATTCTCCGGTATATCTCTGGATAAGCGAAGGCGGGGTAGAAATAAGGGATGCCGCGGAACTCTGGGGGCTGGATACTTATCAAACCGCGGAGAGGCTACAAGAATTACATCCTGGTGCCCAGGTGTGCGCTATTGGCCCTGCAGGTGAACGTTTGGTTAAAATCGCCGGACTTTTTACCGATGGTAAAGAAGGGCGGGCGGCGGCACGTTGCGGCCTTGGGGCAGTTGCAGGCTCCAAGAACGTAAAAGCTCTTGCAGTGCGGGGAACAAGAAAACCGTCCCTGGCCTTCGAGGAAGAACTAAAAGTCAAAATAAGAGAAGCTGTAAAAAGGATTAAAGAAAAAACTAAGGCTCTCAGTGAGTTCGGTACGCCAGGCCTGGTAATACCCTGCGAGCAAATAGGCGATTTCCCCGTGCGAAACTGGCGGGATGGAAAGTGGGAGGAAGGGGCAAAAAGTATTAGCGGTCCATGGATGGTTGAAACTGTACTCAGCGGTCGCTTCCACTGCGCAGGTTGCCCTATAGGTTGCGGGCGCCGGGTAAACATTACCAGTGGACCATATAAGGGAGTTAACGGCGGTGGCCCCGAGTATGAAACTCTTGGTTTAATGGGGGGGTCCTGCCTCATAGATAACCTGGAAGCCATCTGCTATGCCAACGAACTTTGCAACCGTTACGGCATAGACACCATAGATGCAGCGAATCTGATTGCTTTCAGTATAGAAGCATTTGAGCGTGGTGTTATTGGGAAGGAAGAAACAGGTGGCCTGGTTTTGCGGTGGGGCGACCCCGGGATTTTAATTGAACTCATTCACCAGATTGGGCAGAACAAGGGCTTTGGTGCCGTCCTGGCCGGGGGATTTAAGACTTTACTTAACGGATTAGGTCCAGAAGCAAAAGAATTTGCCATCCATGTCAAGGGTATGGGTTTCCCGGCCCACGACCCAAGGGCGTACAATAGCATAGCTCTCGGATATGCTACTGCAAACAGGGGGGCCTGTCATTTAGAAGGGTTCAGCCATGTCTTTGAGCGCAACGTGGCCATGCCTGAATTTGGGCTCAGCGAACCGCTTGACCGGTTTTCTGTTGAGGGGAAAGGGAAACTTGTGGCCCTCACTCAAAATCTCATGAGTGTTTTTGACTCGCTGGCCTTATGTAAGTTTTTGTTGTTTGGCGGTGTCGGAATAAAGGATCTGGCTGAATGGGTTAAGTTAGGTACGGGCTTTGACTTTACCCCGGAAAAACTCATGGAAATAGGAGAAAGGATCTTCAACTTAAAGCGCTTTTACAACGTAAAATGCGGCATCAGCCGCAAAGATGATATTCTACCGCCTCGCATCCTTAAACAGAAACGGGGCAGCGGGGGAGCCGCTGAAAATTTACCCCCCCTGGACAGGATGCTTGACGAGTATTATGCCGCCCGTGGCTGGGATGAGGACGGTATTCCCACTCGAGAAACATTGGAAAGATTAGGACTGGGTGATTTTATTTTTTAGGACCTTACTGAGAGAGGGAGGATTGGTTCAAAATGGAAGCATTTACGTTTCAGCTGAAGACCACAGTTTGTTTTGGGGCCAATGTTGTGTCCGGCATTGTTGACTGGTGCCGCAACTACAATGCAAAGCGTGTTCTGATTGTTACGGATCAGGGGGTTAGGAAAGCCGGAATTCTGGAAAAAGTTGAGAAGATTTTAAGCGACGCAGGAATAGAAAATGTGGTCTTCGATGATGTTGAACCGGATCCGGGTCTGGAGACCATTCATCGTTGTGCTTCATGCTTTAGGGAAAACAAATGTGATTTGATTTTAGCGGTTGGCGGGGGTAGCCCGATTGACACGGCAAAGGGGGCCAGGGTAATAGTAGAGAACGGCGGTCATATCAGGGACTATGCCGGTGTAAACAAGGTTCCCAGAGCTCCGGTTACACCCCTGATCGCAATTCCTACTACTTCCGGTACAGGTAGCGAGGTTACGACGTTTGCCGTTCTCTCGGATTGGGAAAATAGAATGAAAATAACCATTTCCAGTCCCTTTTTGGCACCGGAAGTGGCCGTGGTTGATCCGCTCCTTACGATGACAGCTCCACCGTCCGTAACCGCGGCGAGCGGGATTGACGCCCTGTCCCATGCCATAGAAACCTATGTCTCCCTCAAGGCACAGCCGCCTGCTGAAGCGCTCGCTTTAAAGGCTATTGAACTCATAGGAGAAAGCCTTAGAACCGCGGTGGCTGACGGAAGTGATAAAGAAGCACGTACCAGAATGTCTTTAGGCAGTCTGTTAGCCGGCATGGCGTTCAATAATTCCTTGCTGGGCCTTACCCATTCCATCGGAGCAGCTTTGAGCGGGCACGCGCACGTGAGCCACGGGATGGCGATAGGTCTTCTCCTGCCCTATGTTATGGAGTTTAACGCGATGGCCAGGATGGAAAAGTTTAGCAAAATAGCAGTTGCCCTGGGCGAGGACGTCAAGGGCTTGAGTCTAAGAGAAGCGGCTTTGCGTTCAGTTAAAGCCGTACGCGAGCTGGTGGAAGACATTTCCTTGCCGCGCAGGTTGGGAGACGTGGGAGTAACCGGGGATATGATTGAAGGTATGGCTAAGGATGCCATGGGACATGGTATGCTCAAGTTTAATCCGCGAGCGGTCACGGAAAAAGATATCATAGCTATACTGCGGAAGGCTTTATGAAGGGAAGAGGATGATTACAGTGAGTTACCATACCCTTCGCAGCTGGTTGGAAGCGCTGGAAACCAGGGGGTACCTGAAGATAGTCAAAAGGGAAGTTGACCCGTTTTTCGAACTGGCTGCCGTGGCCAAGAAGGCCGACGGACAGTGGGCGGTCAAGTTTGAGAAAGTGAAAGGCTATTCCATGCCCGTAGTAGCCGGCATATTATCCACCAGGCAGATGATTGCCGAAGCTATGGGTGTAAGCATAGCTGAAGTAGTGACTAAATTTGCCGGGGCTCAAGCCAATCCCGTGCCGTGCCGTCTCATTAGTAGGGAACAGGCTCCTGTCAAAGAAGTTATTATACGAGATCATATTGACATTGTTTCTATGTTTCCTGTTCCGACCCACCACGAGAAGGATGCCGGGCCGTATATCACTGCCGCTCTTCTTATTGCCAAAGATCCTTCAACTGGGGTTCGTAATGTTTCCATCCACAGGCTTCAGGTACTGGGTCCAAACAAACTGGGCATTCTAATTTTACCCCGCCACCTGTGGCATATATACCAAAAAGCGGAAGAAAACGACCGGCCGCTGGAAGTGGCGCTGGTTATCGGTGTAGATCCCCTTACCTTGCTGGCATCACAGGCAATTACACCCTTTGGGTTTGATGAACTGGAAATTGCCGGTGCCCTTCATGGAGAGCCCCTTCAGTTA
Coding sequences within it:
- a CDS encoding iron-containing alcohol dehydrogenase, which produces MEAFTFQLKTTVCFGANVVSGIVDWCRNYNAKRVLIVTDQGVRKAGILEKVEKILSDAGIENVVFDDVEPDPGLETIHRCASCFRENKCDLILAVGGGSPIDTAKGARVIVENGGHIRDYAGVNKVPRAPVTPLIAIPTTSGTGSEVTTFAVLSDWENRMKITISSPFLAPEVAVVDPLLTMTAPPSVTAASGIDALSHAIETYVSLKAQPPAEALALKAIELIGESLRTAVADGSDKEARTRMSLGSLLAGMAFNNSLLGLTHSIGAALSGHAHVSHGMAIGLLLPYVMEFNAMARMEKFSKIAVALGEDVKGLSLREAALRSVKAVRELVEDISLPRRLGDVGVTGDMIEGMAKDAMGHGMLKFNPRAVTEKDIIAILRKAL
- a CDS encoding aldehyde ferredoxin oxidoreductase family protein encodes the protein MKHGYTGTILWVNLTEKKWWEEETDDDFASRWLGGSGFGAVTLARNTDAQTEPLGEDNVLGFFTGPLTGTVVPSSGRHSVVGKSPLTGIWGEASVGGSWGRELKRAGYDGLVLLGKADSPVYLWISEGGVEIRDAAELWGLDTYQTAERLQELHPGAQVCAIGPAGERLVKIAGLFTDGKEGRAAARCGLGAVAGSKNVKALAVRGTRKPSLAFEEELKVKIREAVKRIKEKTKALSEFGTPGLVIPCEQIGDFPVRNWRDGKWEEGAKSISGPWMVETVLSGRFHCAGCPIGCGRRVNITSGPYKGVNGGGPEYETLGLMGGSCLIDNLEAICYANELCNRYGIDTIDAANLIAFSIEAFERGVIGKEETGGLVLRWGDPGILIELIHQIGQNKGFGAVLAGGFKTLLNGLGPEAKEFAIHVKGMGFPAHDPRAYNSIALGYATANRGACHLEGFSHVFERNVAMPEFGLSEPLDRFSVEGKGKLVALTQNLMSVFDSLALCKFLLFGGVGIKDLAEWVKLGTGFDFTPEKLMEIGERIFNLKRFYNVKCGISRKDDILPPRILKQKRGSGGAAENLPPLDRMLDEYYAARGWDEDGIPTRETLERLGLGDFIF